The following proteins are encoded in a genomic region of Mobula hypostoma chromosome 25, sMobHyp1.1, whole genome shotgun sequence:
- the LOC134337650 gene encoding vesicle-associated membrane protein 3-like isoform X2 yields MSAPGPSNTPPVAPGPYGSNRKLQQTQAQVDEVVDIMRVNVDRVLERDQKLGELDDRADALQAGASQFETSAAKLKRKYWWKNCKMWAILIAVILIIIIIIIVWQTT; encoded by the exons at GTCTGCCCCAGGCCCCTCAAACACTCCTCCTGTTGCACCAGGACCCTATGGCAGCAACCGGAAATTACAGCAGACCCAGGCACAAGTGGATGAG gtGGTTGATATCATGCGTGTGAATGTAGATAGAGTCCTTGAACGAGACCAGAAGCTTGGAGAATTGGATGACCGAGCTGATGCACTTCAAGCAGGAGCATCACAGTTTGAGACCAGTGCAGCAAAGCTAAAACGTAAATATTGGTGGAAAAACTGTAAG ATGTGGGCAATATTAATAGCTGTCATCCTGATCATCATAATCATCATAATTG TTTGGCAGACTACATAA